The following coding sequences lie in one Primulina huaijiensis isolate GDHJ02 chromosome 2, ASM1229523v2, whole genome shotgun sequence genomic window:
- the LOC140970350 gene encoding putative pectinesterase/pectinesterase inhibitor 22 — MPFSNFLIIYILLSSYHILSHALIEQNQTIESMMLQACDKVNNQDSCLSSMHSRTISHGHSNPTSVLKAAIENTLNEAISAIDMITRFNTLSISYREQIAIEDCKELLDFSVSELAWSLSEMNKIRAGLKNPHNSEGNLKAWLSAALSNQDTCLEGFEGTDHRLERYIRGSLAQVTQLIGNVLTLYTKMHTLPFKPPRNNSTYTQSENEKFPSWMTDGDKELLASSPNRMHVDSIVSLDGTGHYRSITEAIFEAPSYSSRRYVIYVKKGVYNENIDMKKKKINIMLVGDGIGKTVITGNRNFMQGWTTFRTATVAVSGKGFIARDITFRNTAGAQNHQGVALRVDSDKSAFYRCSMEGYQDTLYAHSLRQFYRECTISGTIDFIFGNGAAVLQNCKIFTREPLPFQKVTITAQGRKDPHQSTGFSIQDSYVYATKPTYLGRPWKQFSRTVFMNTYMSGLVQPRGWLEWYGDFGLGTLWYGEYKNYGPGAAVSGRVRWPGYHIITDASVASFFTVGRFIDGLSWLPHTGIKFSAGLTN, encoded by the exons ATGCCATTTTccaattttctcataatttacaTCCTATTATCATCCTACCACATTCTCTCCCATGCATTAATAGAACAAAACCAAACAATTGAATCCATGATGCTTCAAGCATGTGACAAAGTTAATAACCAAGACTCATGCCTCTCTAGCATGCATTCTCGTACCATAAGTCACGGCCATTCGAACCCCACGTCGGTTCTCAAAGCCGCCATTGAGAACACACTCAACGAGGCCATATCAGCCATTGACATGATCACAAGGTTCAACACCTTATCCATCAGCTATCGTGAACAAATCGCTATTGAGGATTGCAAAGAACTACTCGATTTCTCGGTTTCCGAGCTAGCATGGTCTTTATCCGAAATGAACAAGATACGAGCAGGTCTGAAAAACCCTCATAACTCGGAAGGAAACTTGAAGGCATGGCTGAGTGCTGCCCTGAGCAACCAAGACACGTGCCTCGAGGGGTTCGAAGGCACGGATCATCGCCTTGAACGGTACATAAGAGGTAGCCTAGCACAAGTGACTCAACTCATAGGCAATGTACTAACTTTATACACAAAAATGCACACTCTTCCTTTTAAACCACCAAGAAACAACTCCACATATACTCAATCGGAAAATGAAAAATTCCCGAGTTGGATGACTGATGGAGATAAAGAGCTTCTTGCTTCTAGTCCAAACAGAATGCATGTTGACTCGATCGTTTCATTGGATGGAACGGGGCATTATCGTTCGATTACAGAAGCCATTTTTGAGGCTCCAAGCTATAGTAGTAGGAGATATGTTATATATGTGAAGAAGGGAGTTTATAATGAGAACATTGacatgaagaagaagaagataaatATTATGCTTGTAGGTGATGGAATCGGTAAGACTGTGATTACTGGTAATCGAAATTTCATGCAAGGATGGACAACTTTTCGAACTGCCACAGTTG CTGTTTCGGGCAAAGGATTCATAGCCAGGGACATAACCTTCCGCAACACAGCAGGAGCCCAGAACCACCAAGGTGTGGCTCTACGAGTCGACTCCGATAAATCCGCCTTCTATCGCTGCAGCATGGAAGGCTATCAAGACACCCTCTACGCCCATTCCCTCCGCCAATTCTACCGTGAATGCACCATCTCCGGCACCATCGACTTCATCTTCGGCAATGGCGCAGCCGTCTTGCAGAACTGCAAGATCTTTACTAGGGAGCCACTCCCATTCCAAAAGGTCACCATTACAGCACAAGGCAGAAAAGATCCGCATCAGAGCACCGGATTTTCGATCCAAGACAGCTACGTTTACGCCACGAAACCCACGTATTTAGGGAGACCGTGGAAGCAGTTTTCAAGGACTGTTTTCATGAATACTTATATGAGTGGACTGGTGCAGCCCAGAGGATGGCTGGAGTGGTATGGAGATTTTGGTTTGGGCACTTTGTGGTACGGTGAGTACAAAAACTACGGGCCGGGAGCCGCAGTTTCCGGCAGGGTACGGTGGCCTGGATATCATATCATTACAGATGCTTCCGTGGCGAGTTTCTTCACCGTTGGGAGATTTATTGATGGATTATCGTGGCTGCCACACACGGGTATCAAGTTCTCAGCTGGTTTAACAAATTGA
- the LOC140970358 gene encoding acyl-CoA-binding domain-containing protein 4-like, producing MSAAATMARAHSGLSYPGRFYAAATYVGFGGSPNSAAEGVISKFSNDAALLLYALHQQATLGPCNIPKPRGWSPIEQSKWTSWNGLGNMASTEAMRLFVKILEEEDPGWYSRVSNLVSEPAVNVELIHVPEVAVVYENGTNFPETKTILAENGNRSEIQDKDIVSESLGVVTVYDNWVVPPVSGSRPKVRYEHGAAVIGDKMYTFGGNNNGRYLNDLQVLNLRTWTWSKAEVRAGNDDIATACAGHTLIPWNENKLLSVAGHSKDPSETLQVKVFDLQVCIWSMLKTYGKPPVSRGGQSVTMVGKTLVIFGGQDTKRSLLNDLHILDLETMTWDEMDTVGVPPSPRSDHAAAVHADRYLLIFGGGSLATCFNDLHVLDLQTMEWSRPTQQGEIPSPRAGHAGVTVGENWFIVGGGDNKGGVNETVVLNMSTLVWSVVTIVQGRVPLASEGLSLVLSSYSNEDILVAFGGYNGKYNNEVNVLKPSHKSTLQSKMETPVPDSVSAVQNVTNATRDVESEYEAGQERKIKEIVMDNVDSEPSITKIEERNNRHLSSLEAEKEELESSLAKEKLQALQLKTELTKIETQNTDLYKELQSVRGQLAAEQSRCFKLEVDVAELRQKLQTMDTLQKELEILQRQKAASEQAALYAKERRNSTGVWGWLAGTPPEHKVDDA from the exons ATGTCTGCTGCGGCGACGATGGCAAGAGCGCATTCCGGCCTCTCTTACCCGGGGAGATTCTATGCGGCGGCGACCTACGTTGGCTTCGGCGGATCTCCGAATTCCGCCGCTGAAGGCGTCATCTCCAAGTTCTCAAACGATGCGGCTCTTCTCCTATACGCTCTCCATCAGCAG GCAACTCTGGGGCCTTGCAACATTCCTAAACCTAGAGGTTGGAGTCCCATCGAGCAAAGCAAATGGACAAG TTGGAATGGACTTGGAAACATGGCTTCCACAGAGGCAATGCGCCTTTTCGTTAAAATCTTGGAG GAAGAAGATCCAGGGTGGTATTCGAGAGTGTCAAACTTGGTGTCAGAGCCTGCTGTAAACGTTGAGTTGATT CATGTACCAGAAGTTGCAGTGGTTTATGAAAATGGAACTAATTTTCCTGAGACAAAGACTATTCTTGCTGAAAATGGCAATCGTTCAGAAATCCAGGATAAAGATATTGTATCCGAAAGCCTTGGAGTGGTTACTGTATATGACAACTGGGTCGTACCTCCAGTGTCTGGCTCACGACCAAAAGTTCGATATGAG CATGGAGCAGCAGTTATTGGTGACAAGATGTACACATTTGGTGGAAACAACAATGGTCGTTACCTCAATGATCTCCAG GTTCTGAACTTGAGAACTTGGACCTGGTCCAAAGCTGAAGTTCGGGCAGGTAACGATGATATAGCAACTGCCTGTGCTGGGCACACGTTG ATACCATGGAATGAAAATAAGCTTCTTTCAGTAGCTGGACATTCCAAGGACCCTTCTGAAACATTACAAG TTAAGGTGTTCGATCTGCAAGTTTGTATCTGGTCGATGTTGAAAACTTATGGAAAGCCACCG GTCTCTCGTGGAGGGCAGTCAGTGACAATGGTGGGAAAGACTCTAGTCATATTTGGTGGCCAAGATACAAAAAGATCACTGTTAAATGACTTGCACATTCTGGACTTAGAAACCATGACCTGGGATGAAATGGACACAGT GGGAGTGCCGCCTTCTCCAAGGTCTGATCATGCTGCTGCCGTACATGCAGATCGTTACCTTCTAATCTTTGGTGGGGGCTCACTTGCTACCTGTTTTAATGATCTTCATGTGCTTGATCTTCAAACT ATGGAATGGTCAAGACCAACACAACAGGGTGAGATACCTAGTCCTCGTGCTGGCCATGCAGGTGTGACCGTTGGAGAGAATTGGTTCATTGTTGGCGGAGGAGACAATAAGGGTG GAGTTAATGAAACAGTTGTCCTTAACATGTCTACACTGGTGTGGTCGGTTGTAACTATTGTTCAAGGACGTGTTCCTCTTGCTAGCGAG ggcTTAAGTTTGGTCCTGAGTTCCTATAGCAATGAAGACATCCTGGTCGCATTTGGAGGATACAACGGGAAGTACAACAATGAG GTCAATGTACTTAAACCAAGTCATAAGTCAACCTTACAATCAAAGATGGAAACACCAGTGCCAGATAGTGTCTCAGCTGTTCAAAATGTGACAAATGCTACCAGAGATGTGGAATCTGAATATGAGGCAGGCcaagaaagaaaaatcaaagaaattGTGATGGATAATGTTGATTCAGAGCCAAGT ATTACcaagattgaagaaagaaacaATCGTCATCTTTCATCCCTTGAAGCAGAGAAAGAAGAACTAGAGTCTTCTCTCGCAAAGGAGAAATTGCAGGCACTGCAGCTGAAAACAGAGTTGACAAAAATAGAAACTCAAAACACAGATCTGTACAAG GAACTCCAGTCTGTGAGAGGTCAACTTGCTGCGGAACAATCTAGGTGTTTCAAACTTGAG GTAGATGTTGCCGAGCTACGGCAGAAGCTACAAACGATGGACACCTTACAGAAGGAACTTGAAATCCTCCAGCGACAGAAGGCTGCTTCTGAACAAGCTGCTTTATATGCAAAAGAAAGGCGTAACTCAACTGGTGTATGGGGTTGGCTTGCTGGAACACCACCTGAGCATAAGGTCGACGATGCTTGA
- the LOC140970366 gene encoding haloacid dehalogenase-like hydrolase domain-containing protein Sgpp gives MTISSGEISADTSSSTCSLSELAPLEAVLFDIDGTLCDSDPLHYYAFREMLQEIGFNGGVPITEDFFIDNISGKHNDDIASALFPNDFGRGLKLVNDKEAMFRRLVKEKLEPVKGLYRLKKWIEDHNLKRAAVTNAPRANAELMISILGLTDFFHTLILGSDCDHAKPFPDPYLKAVEVLKVSKEHTFVFEDSVSGIKAGVAAGMPTIGLTTRNPAQLLMQAKPHFLIKDYDEPKLWTALDKLDKTT, from the exons ATGACGATTTCTTCAGGTGAAATTTCAGCTGACACGTCGAGCAG CACTTGTTCTCTATCGGAACTTGCTCCACTTGAAGCAGTACTATTTGACATTGATGGCACATTGTGCGACTCGGATCCCCTCCACTATTATGCTTTTCGGGAAATGCTTCAAGAG ATTGGATTCAATGGTGGTGTTCCAATAACTGAGGATTTTTTTATCGATAATATTTCTGGGAAACACAATGATGATATTGCTTCAGCCCTTTTTCCAAATGATTTTGGAAGGGGTTTAAAGCTTGTGAATGATAAGGAAGCAATGTTTCGAAG GCTTGTTAAGGAGAAATTGGAACCTGTAAAAGGCTTATATCGGCTCAAGAAATGGATTGAAGATCATAACTTGAAACGAGCTGCAGTAACCAATGCTCCTAGAGCGAATGCTGAATTGATGATCTCAATTCTTGGACTAACAGATTTCTTTCATACTCTTATTCTTGGAAGTGACTGCGACCATGCAAAACCATTTCCAGACCCCTATTTAAAAGCTGTTGAAGTACTCAAGGTGTCAAAAGAGCATACTTTTGTATTTGAG GATTCTGTTTCAGGAATAAAAGCCGGTGTCGCAGCTGGGATGCCTACGATTGGCTTGACAACAAGAAATCCAGCACAACTACTGATGCAGGCGAAGCCTCattttctcattaaagattacGACGAACCAAAACTTTGGACTGCTTTGGACAAACTTGATAAAACTACATAG